The Thermococcus celericrescens DNA segment TTATTATAGCGAAGTCCGTCCTCAGCTGGTCGGCCAGCATGGCACCCCTGTCGTTCATGCCGTGGGCTATGTCGGTGGTCACGTAGGCGAGACCGCCGGCGACACTGCCCGCGACGATAACTGCAACTATGAACAGTATGAGTTCGCTCGCCGGCCCTCCTGCGGCCATCAGCTCACCTCCAGTGGACAGCCGGTTGATGTATAGTCGACCACAACGGCAGAGCCGTTGTAGTACCAGCCAATGACGAAGTAGCAGCCGTTTTCGAATACAGTCTTCAATGCGTGGGGGGTCGAATCAAGGGGGATGTAGGTAACGTTAACATAAATGACATCCCCGGGCAGGACATAGGTATAATCACCAAGGAACCCAACGTTGTCGTCGGAAACATTATACAGGGTGACATACTTACCGTCGTATATACCTGTCCAGTGCGGTGCGTAGAGTGTGATTCCCCTGTCCTCCAAATGGAAGGTCACGTTATAGTAGTTGTTAGTGTTGTCAACAAGGTATGTGCCTGTGCTACCGTTAAGGACAAATCTCGTATTGAGTTGGGAGAGCCTCAGATTATACCACTCATCCTGGGCGGCCCGGACATTGGCGTAGCTGTTGTCCCACGCCGTGTAGAGGGTGCTGGCCGCTATTAAAAAGGAAATAAAGATGATCGCAGCGCTCGCCGATACGCTGAACCCCATAGGCCGCCCCCCATTCTTCTCAGTGCTTCAGATGCCGTAGAACTCGTCGAGGGTCTTCTCCAGCATTTTGATTTCCCTTT contains these protein-coding regions:
- a CDS encoding flagella, producing the protein MGFSVSASAAIIFISFLIAASTLYTAWDNSYANVRAAQDEWYNLRLSQLNTRFVLNGSTGTYLVDNTNNYYNVTFHLEDRGITLYAPHWTGIYDGKYVTLYNVSDDNVGFLGDYTYVLPGDVIYVNVTYIPLDSTPHALKTVFENGCYFVIGWYYNGSAVVVDYTSTGCPLEVS